The following are encoded together in the Chlorocebus sabaeus isolate Y175 chromosome 20, mChlSab1.0.hap1, whole genome shotgun sequence genome:
- the OAZ3 gene encoding LOW QUALITY PROTEIN: ornithine decarboxylase antizyme 3 (The sequence of the model RefSeq protein was modified relative to this genomic sequence to represent the inferred CDS: deleted 1 base in 1 codon) yields MTVPWRPGKQRITYKEEEDLTLQPRSCLQCSESLVGLQVGKSTEQGNHDQLKELYSAGNLTVLATDPLLHQDPVQLDFHFRLTSQTSAHWHGLLCDRRLFLDIPYRALDQGNRESLTATLEYVEEKTNVDSVFVNFQNDRNDRGALLRAFSYMGFEVVRPGHPALPPWDNVIFMVYPLERDVGHLPSEPP; encoded by the exons ATGACCGTGCCCTGGCGGCCAGGAAAGCAACG CATCACTTATAAGGAAGAGGAGGACTTGACACTCCAGCCCCGTTCCTGCCTCCAGTGCTCC GAGTCCCTAGTAGGCCTCCAGGTGGGCAAAAGCACCGAGCAGGGTAACCACGACCAGCTTAAAGAACTGTACTCG GCTGGGAACTTGACGGTGCTAGCTACTGACCCCCTGCTCCACCAGGACCCAGTACAGTTAGACTTTCACTTCCGCCTCACCTCCCAAACCTCCGCCCATTGGCACGGCCTTCTCTGTGACCGTCGACTCTTCCTGGATATCCCATATCGGGCCTTGGATCAAGGCAACCGGGAAAG TTTGACTGCAACGCTGGAGTACGTGGAAGAGAAGACAAATGTGGACTCCGTGTTTGTGAACTTCCAGAATGATCGGAACGACAGAG GTGCCCTGCTGCGGGCCTTCAGCTACATGGGCTTTGAGGTGGTCAGACCAGGTcaccctgccctccctccctgggACAATGTCATCTTTATGGTGTATCCCCTTGAAAGGGATGTTGGCCACCTGCCCAGTGAGCCTCCTTGA
- the TDRKH gene encoding tudor and KH domain-containing protein encodes MSTERTSWTSLSTIQKIALGLGIPASATIAYILYRRYRESREERLTFVGEDDIEIEMRVPQEAVKLIIGRQGANIKQLRKQTGARIDVDTEDVGDERVLLISGFPVQVCKAKAAIHQILTENTPVSEQLSVPQRSVGRIIGRGGETIRSICKASGAKITCDKESEGTLLLSRLIKISGTQKEVAAAKHLILEKVSEDEELRKRIAHSAETRVPRKQPISVRREDITEPGGAGEPALWKNTSSSMEPAAPLVTPPPKGGGNMAVVVPKEGSWEKPSDDSFQKSGAQAIPEMSMFEIPSPDFSFHADEYLEVYVSASEHPNHFWIQIVGSRSLQLDKLVNEMTQHYENSVPEDLTVHVGDIVAAPLPTNGSWYRARVLGTLENGNLDLYFVDFGDNGDCPLKDLRALRSDFLSLPFQAIECSLARIAPSGDQWEEEALDEFDRLTHCADWKPLVAKISSYVQTGISTWPKIYLYDTSNGKKLDIGLELVHKGYAIELPEDIEENRAVPDMLKDMATETDASLSTLLTETKKNSGEITHTLSCLSLSEAASMSGDDNLEDDYLL; translated from the exons ATGTCCACTGAACGAACTTCTTGGACAAGCCTGTCCACCATTCAGAAAATAGCCCTGGGCCTCGGGATCCCAGCCAGTGCAACAATTGCCTATATCCTATACCGCAGGTATAGGGAAAGCAGAG AAGAGCGGCTGACATTTGTTGGGGAAGATGACATTGAGATAGAGATGCGGGTTCCCCAGGAGGCTGTGAAGCTCATCATTGGCCGGCAAGGAGCCAATATTAAACAA CTGCGGAAACAGACAGGTGCTCGGATTGATGTGGACACAGAGGATGTAGGCGATGAGCGAGTGCTGCTTATCAGTGGTTTTCCTGTTCAGGTGTGCAAGGCCAAAGCAGCAATCCATCAGATCCTGACAGAGAATACCCCAGTGTCTGAGCAGCTTTCAGTTCCCCAGAGATCTGTGGGCAGAATCATAG GGAGAGGCGGCGAGACGATTCGTTCTATCTGTAAGGCCTCTGGAGCCAAAATTACCTGTGACAAAGAATCAGAAGGGACATTACTACTATCAAGACTTATAAAAATCTCAGGAACACAGAAGGAAGTGGCAGCAGCCAAG CATTTGATACTGGAGAAAGTTTCAGAAGATGAAGAGCTTCGAAAGAGAATTGCTCATTCTGCAGAAACCAGAGTCCCACGCAAACAGCCAATCAGTGTGAGAAGAGAAGACATCACAGAGCCAGGTGGAGCTGGAGAGCCAGCTTTATGGAAAAACACCAGTTCTAGCATGGAGCCGGCTGCACCCCTGGTGACTCCTCCACCCAAAGGAGGAGGCAACATGGCTGTGGTGGTGCCAAAGGAAGGTTCCTGGGAGAAACCTAGTGATGACAGCTTTCAGAAGTCTGGAGCCCAGGCCATCCCAGAGATGTCCATGTTTGAAA TCCCCAGTCCTGACTTCAGTTTCCATGCTGATGAGTACCTAGAAGTCTACGTCTCTGCTTCTGAACACCCTAACCACTTCTGGATCCAGATTGTTGGCTCCCGCAGCCTGCAATTGGATAAGCTTGTCAATGAGATGACCCAGCACTATGAGAATAGTGTG CCTGAAGACTTGACTGTGCATGTAGGAGACATTGTAGCAGCACCTTTACCTACAAATGGTTCCTGGTATCGAGCCAGGGTCCTTGGCACCTTGGAGAATGGGAACTTGGACCTCTACTTTGTTGACTTTGGAGATAATGGAGATTGCCCACTGAAGGACCTCAGGGCTCTCAG GAGTGACTTCCTAAGCCTTCCATTTCAAGCAATAGAATGTAGTCTGGCACGGATCGCTCCCTCAG GTGACCAATGGGAAGAGGAAGCTTTGGATGAGTTTGATAGACTCACTCATTGTGCTGACTGGAAGCCTCTGGTAGCCAAAATCTCTAGCTATGTCCAGACTGGGATCTCAACTTGGCCAAAGATCTACTTATATGATACTAGCAATGGGAAG aaACTTGATATTGGGCTAGAATTAGTACACAAAGGATATGCAATTGAGCTTCCTGAAGacatagaagaaaacagagcTGTCCCAGACATGTTGAAGGACATG GCCACAGAAACAGATGCCTCTCTCAGCACCTTGCTCACTGAGACCAAAAAGAACTCTGGAGAGATAACACATAccctgtcctgcctcagcttatcAG AAGCTGCTTCCATGTCTGGTGATGATAACCTTGAAGATGACTACTTACTCTGA
- the MRPL9 gene encoding large ribosomal subunit protein bL9m isoform X3, whose amino-acid sequence MAALVVTGPGRALLRAGTERLLRGGIQELLRPRHEGNSPGLARDFSLSQNRGTVIVERWWKVPLAGEGRKPRLRRRHRVYKLVEDTKHRPKENLELILTQSVENIGVRGDLVSVRKSLGRNRLLPEGLAVYASPENKKLFEEEKLLRQEGKLEKLQTKAGEATVKFLKSCRLEVGMKNNVKWELNPEIVARHFFKNLGVVVAPHTLKLPEEPITRWGEYWCEVTVNGLDTIRVPMSVVNFEKPKTKRYKYWLAQQTAKHMAPTSPQI is encoded by the exons ATGGCGGCGCTCGTGGTAACAGGTCCGGGCAGAGCTCTGCTACGGGCGGGCACTGAGCGGCTGCTGCGGGGAGGTATCCAGGAGCTACTGCGGCCGCGACATGAAGGGAACTCCCCTGGCCTGGCGCGCGACTTCAGCCTCTCTCAAAATCGG GGCACGGTCATCGTGGAGCGCTGGTGGAAGGTACCGCTGGCCGGGGAGGGCCGGAAGCCGCGCCTGCGCCGGCGACATCGCGTCTATAAGCTGGTGGAGGACACGAAGCATCGGCCCAAGGAAAACCTGGAGCTCATCCTCACGCAGTCGGTGGAGA ATATTGGAGTCCGGGGTGACCTGGTGTCAGTGAGGAAATCTTTGGGCCGGAATCGACTCCTTCCTGAGGGACTGGCTGTATATGCATCCCCTGAAAATAAGAAGCTGTTTGAAGAGGAGAAATTG CTGAGACAAGAAGGAAAATTAGAGAAGCTCCAGACCAAGGCAGGTGAAGCG ACAGTGAAATTTCTAAAAAGCTGTCGCCTGGAGGTAGGAATGAAGAACAATGTCAAATGGGAGCTGAACCCTGAAATAGTTGCCCGCCACTTCTTCAAGAAT cttggTGTTGTGGTTGCCCCACATACATTAAAGTTACCAGAAGAGCCTATCACACGGTGGGGCGAGTATTGGTGTGAGGTGACG GTAAATGGGCTTGATACTATAAGAGTGCCTATGTCTGTGGTGAACTTTGAGAAGCCCAAAACCAAAAGGTATAAGTACTGGTTAGCCCAGCAAACTGCCAAGCACATGGCCCCCACCAGCCCCCAGATCTAA